In a genomic window of Octadecabacter temperatus:
- a CDS encoding ParA family protein, translating into MNLSRTTNPKIISIANQKGGVGKTTTTINLGAALARSGRRVLLIDLDPQGNASTGLGIELADRIETTYELLTGDALPTEAAMPTTVENLSIIPATTDLSSADINLMANEKRSYMLHDALHQPDIDALNLDYILIDCPPSLNILTVNAMIASDSVVVPLQSEFFALEGLSQLMLTIRDIRQTANSALRIEGIALTMYDKRNNLCQQVEADARDNLGELVFRTVIPRNVRLSEAPSFALPIIDYDPTSKGSHAYLALAEEIISRESNPKTRRAS; encoded by the coding sequence GTGAATCTTAGTCGCACTACGAACCCCAAGATTATTTCGATCGCGAACCAAAAGGGCGGTGTTGGAAAAACCACAACGACCATTAACCTAGGTGCCGCCCTTGCCCGTTCTGGGCGCCGCGTTCTATTGATCGATCTTGATCCACAAGGAAATGCCTCGACCGGTCTTGGAATTGAACTCGCGGATCGCATTGAAACTACATATGAGCTTTTGACAGGAGATGCGCTTCCAACAGAAGCAGCGATGCCTACTACCGTTGAGAACCTGTCAATCATCCCGGCGACGACTGACTTGAGCTCGGCCGATATCAATCTGATGGCGAATGAAAAACGAAGCTACATGCTGCACGATGCTCTTCATCAGCCCGATATTGATGCGCTGAATCTAGACTATATATTGATAGATTGCCCTCCTTCTCTCAATATATTGACGGTAAACGCGATGATTGCCTCTGATTCAGTCGTGGTCCCTTTGCAAAGCGAGTTCTTTGCTTTGGAGGGGCTTTCGCAACTTATGTTGACCATTCGAGATATCCGGCAAACGGCAAATTCAGCGCTACGTATTGAAGGGATCGCCCTCACAATGTACGACAAACGCAATAATCTTTGCCAACAGGTAGAGGCCGATGCACGGGATAATCTTGGCGAACTGGTATTTAGGACTGTAATTCCACGGAACGTTAGGTTGAGCGAGGCGCCATCTTTTGCGCTTCCAATTATCGATTACGATCCAACGTCTAAGGGGTCACATGCCTATCTCGCACTAGCCGAAGAAATCATATCACGAGAAAGTAACCCTAAAACTCGGAGAGCATCATGA
- the rsmG gene encoding 16S rRNA (guanine(527)-N(7))-methyltransferase RsmG: MSSENILVGGKSVSRETFQRLEQLSALITKWTKSINLISPSSIPEIWERHIVDSAQIYQIARSDWKNWVDLGSGGGLPALVVAVLDQERRPITLVESDQRKCLFLNTAKRELDLNLVVVNKRIEKTDLSNFDVMSARALAALPELLTYAVKYLKPEGQAILPKGARFQQDLDQASQGWQFDVMTHASLTSPESRILEVSRIYRRES; the protein is encoded by the coding sequence ATGAGTAGTGAGAATATCCTAGTTGGCGGAAAGAGTGTTTCACGTGAAACATTCCAAAGGCTTGAGCAATTGAGCGCTTTGATAACCAAGTGGACAAAGTCCATCAATCTTATTTCTCCAAGTAGCATTCCCGAAATTTGGGAACGACATATAGTTGATAGTGCACAGATCTATCAAATCGCACGTTCAGACTGGAAGAATTGGGTTGATCTGGGAAGCGGCGGGGGTCTCCCCGCACTAGTCGTTGCTGTTCTTGATCAGGAAAGACGGCCGATCACGCTTGTAGAAAGCGATCAGCGTAAGTGCTTGTTCTTAAACACAGCGAAGCGCGAGCTTGATTTGAACTTGGTGGTGGTCAATAAGCGAATCGAAAAGACTGATCTAAGCAATTTTGACGTAATGAGTGCCCGTGCGCTCGCGGCATTGCCTGAACTATTAACGTATGCTGTGAAGTACCTGAAACCAGAAGGGCAAGCGATCTTGCCTAAGGGTGCGCGTTTTCAGCAAGATCTGGACCAAGCGAGCCAAGGTTGGCAGTTTGATGTAATGACCCATGCAAGCCTAACCAGTCCAGAATCACGAATTCTCGAAGTCTCAAGGATATACCGCCGTGAATCTTAG